From Anopheles funestus chromosome 3RL, idAnoFuneDA-416_04, whole genome shotgun sequence, a single genomic window includes:
- the LOC125768343 gene encoding death-associated protein kinase related-like isoform X2 yields MIHVDETDPLGDIPPAFPYREVEIKRGIDPKQIYELSSELGRGKFGVVYKCKEKSTGVRLAAKFIQIVKKGDRRNIEREVHMMNVLHHAKIAQLYAAYEYDRTFCVMMELVEGGELFDRVLDEKFILTEKACAIFMRQICDAVAYIHGNNIIHLDMKPENILCLTESGNRIKIIDFGLAREYDPDNKLQVLFGTPEFVAPEVVNFEAISFATDMWSVGVIAYVLVSGLSPFAGEDDIQTMGNITIGRYDFLDEAFDNVSEEAIDFINRCLVKEQKERLTAEDALKHKWIKRKPQFYPTNRRPSLTNFKPILLESNNNSSNVTNAEIAKDNLKELVGKWDETPNNRYAFEQDTENIIAPSGETVQLRRPTLPELAGLANGSSNTSGSRRGSIARAIDTNEDQENNAENEAPNAGSVLHHSNHYHCDDQKQQHPYEPPIVLELTQQRDAESNEPETIRSAVLDSGFTLPTNTSSSQLTAATPASTICATNNERFDSCQRSSTTRCDVETVRESNAGSSSSSSSSSVCSSDSNTSISDYSSLAREKNSSPATNQQKACATDGDREPASTIIVSVVQQQSDPPTTPSSTDTHTDTNQSHGRPNRTSVSSDFLCLSADSDSMASSCDTTASVCTEPGPSPTPPPADSQHPHNHLQHPSASPAHQSDALAASTVSGSVAETHRDKVRDDLRKLSDLLKLSLTNVKALDGVDTPTEGTTMVTTPTSPGPALEQLDSELENLKSKVNTIRTSRAQNKLNELAQRPDFLANDPFKLPTFRFLPKSISLCNEDSVFKENYTKFCDRNATSRDTREQSQETIVSEKPNTTGTVGRKKSSTTSSTTKKKVRNPEDAASTTTTTTTTTTFASTASGRIASTTTVRKTIVKQQKVVMDEAVSTTTGSTTESRRSIAPTKSLDMPSDAKLTHSASIKRTKFRVNQLSSRDVPVAINSVARRYLERSGVQDDLLSTGTARVSHTATQPGLTTLDDTVTANNLRNNAIRLRSSVSVDWDAMDAVENRSMKTINTFLKRHAVASSAVKQIQAQLEATITTHK; encoded by the exons ACATACCACCAGCGTTCCCGTACCGAGAGGTGGAAATTAAGCGCGGCATCGATCCAAAACAGATATACGAGCTCAGCTCCGAACTTGGCAG AGGTAAGTTCGGTGTCGTCTACAAATGCAAGGAAAAGTCGACGGGTGTCCGTCTGGCGGCCAAATTCATCCAGATCGTAAAGAAGGGCGACCGGCGTAATATAGAGCGCGAGGTACATATGATGAATGTACTGCACCATGCAAAGATCGCCCAGCTGTATGCGGCGTACGAGTACGATCGTACCTTCTGCGTCATGATGGAGCT CGTCGAGGGTGGCGAACTGTTCGACCGTGTGTTGGACGAAAAGTTCATACTCACCGAGAAGGCGTGTGCGATCTTTATGCGTCAGATCTGTGATGCGGTTGCGTACATACACGGCAATAACATCATTCATCTGGACATGAAGCCGGAGAACATACTGTGCCTGACCGAGAGCGGGAATCGGATCAAGATAATCGATTTTGGACTGGCCCGTGAGTACGATCCGGACAACAAGCTGCAGGTGTTGTTCGGTACGCCCGAGTTTGTTGCACCGGAGGTAGTCAACTTTGAGGCGATCTCGTTCGCGACGGACATGTGGAGTGTTGGCGTTATTGCCTACGTACT TGTTTCCGGATTATCTCCATTTGCCGGTGAGGATGATATCCAAACGATGGGAAACATCACCATTGGCCGGTACGATTTCCTAGATGAAGCGTTCGATAACGTATCCGAAGAGGCTATTGACTTTATAAACCGATGTTTGGTGAAGGAACAAAA GGAACGGCTTACAGCGGAAGATGCGCTCAAGCACAAGTGGATCAAGCGGAAACCACAGTTCTATCCAACAAATCGACGACCATCCCTCACCAACTTTAAACCCATTCTGCTGGAAAGCAATAACAACAGTAGCAATGTTACG aaCGCCGAAATAGCGAAGGACAACCTGAAGGAGCTGGTGGGCAAATGGGACGAAACGCCCAACAATCGGTACGCGTTCGAGCAGGACACCGAGAACATTATTGCACCGTCCGGTGAAACCGTACAGCTGCGAAGACCAACGCTACCGGAGCTGGCAGGTCTAGCGAACGGTAGCAGCAATACGTCCGGCAGCCGGAGAGGCAGTATAGCGCGAG CCATTGACACGAATGAAGATCAAGAGAACAACGCCGAAAATGAAGCACCGAATGCTGGGAGCGTTTTGCATCACAGTAACCATTATCACTGCGACGATcaaaagcagcagcatccGTATGAGCCGCCGATAGTGCTTGAGTTGACGCAACAGCGTGACGCTGAATCGAATGAGCCCGAAACGATCCGTAGCGCGGTGCTTGACAGTGGCTTTACGCTCCCAACTAATACTAGCAGCTCGCAACtgacagcagcaacaccagcgTCCACTATTTGCGCTACTAACAACGAacgatttgacagctgtcaacgCAGCAGTACCACCCGCTGCGATGTAGAAACTGTGCGGGAAAGTAATgctggtagtagtagtagtagtagtagcagtagtgtTTGCAGTAGTGATAGTAATACCAGTATTAGTGACTATAGTAGCTTAGCAAGGGAGAAGAACAGTTCGCCTGCGACTAACCAGCAGAAAGCTTGCGCAACTGACGGTGATCGTGAGCCGGCATCAACGATCATCGTCAGCGTCGTCCAACAGCAGTCCGACCCGCCCACCACACCTTCAtccaccgacacacacactgatACAAACCAATCCCATGGACGTCCGAACCGTACGTCCGTGTCGTCCGATTTCCTCTGCCTTTCCGCAGATAGCGATTCCATGGCGTCCTCCTGTGACACTACGGCAAGCGTATGTACGGAACCGGGCCCATCACCCACACCACCACCCGCTGACAGTCAACATCCACACAACCACCTACAACACCCATCAGCGTCACCTGCACACCAATCGGATGCTCTGGCAGCAAGTACCGTGAGTGGCAGTGTGGCCGAAACACACCGGGACAAGGTACGTGACGATTTGCGCAAACTATCCGATTTACTAAAGCTTTCCCTCACGAACGTGAAGGCACTGGATGGGGTGGACACACCGACCGAGGGCACAACGATGGTGACCACACCTACCTCACCGGGGCCAGCGCTCGAACAGCTCGACAGTGAGCTGGAAAATCTGAAGTCGAAGGTGAACACAATCCGCACATCCCGGGCACAGAACAAACTGAACGAATTAGCCCAACGGCCCGACTTTCTTGCAAACGATCCATTCAAGCTGCCGACGTTCCGCTTCCTGCCCAAATCGATCAGTCTCTGCAATGAGGATTCGGTGTTCAAGGAGAACTATACGAAGTTTTGTGATCGGAATGCGACGTCCCGTGACACGCGGGAGCAATCGCAGGAAACGATCGTCAGCGAGAAGCCCAACACCACCGGTACGGTTGGGCGCAAGAAGTCTTCGACCACTTCGTCGACAACCAAGAAGAAAGTCCGGAACCCGGAAGATGCGGCCTCCACCACAACGACTACGACAACCACCACAACGTTCGCCAGCACTGCCTCGGGACGGATCGCGTCGACCACCACCGTGCGGAAGACGATCGTTAAGCAGCAGAAGGTAGTAATGGATGAAGCCGTGTCGACCACAACCGGTAGTACTACGGAAAGCAGAAGATCGATCGCTCCAACGAAAAGCCTCGATATGCCCTCCGATGCTAAGCTAACCCATTCGGCATCGATCAAACGTACAAAGTTCCGCGTGAATCAGCTCAGCAGCCGGGATGTGCCGGTAGCGATTAATTCCGTCGCCCGTCGTTATCTCGAACGAAGCGGCGTACAGGATGACCTCTTGTCGACGGGTACGGCACGAGTGTCCCACACGGCGACCCAACCAGGTTTGACAACGCTGGACGATACGGTGACGGCGAACAATCTGCGCAACAATGCGATACGACTGCGCAGCTCGGTTTCGGTCGATTGGGACGCGATGGATGCGGTTGAAAATCGTTCGATGAAAACGATCAACACCTTTCTGAAGCGGCACGCCGTGGCTAGTTCGGCTGTGAAACAGATCCAGGCACAGCTGGAGGCAACCATCACAACGCACAAGTAG